A window of Auraticoccus monumenti contains these coding sequences:
- the trxB gene encoding thioredoxin-disulfide reductase encodes MSTPQQSTSEIRDVIIVGSGPAGYTAAVYAARADLKPLVFEGAVTSGGALMTTTEVENFPGFPEGVQGPDLMQQMRDQAERFGAELVTDDIVEMDLTAPVKVVTDSMGGTHRARAVILATGSGYRKLGLSDEERLSGRGVSWCATCDGFFFRDKDIAVVGGGDSAVEEATFLTRFARSVTLVHRRDELRASKIMAARAHNDPKIRFAWNSGVTEIHGKDALEGVTLTDTVTGETRRLDVSGLFIAIGHDPRSELVAGQVDLDAEGYVLTQPGSTRTNVSGVFACGDLVDHTYRQAITAAGSGCAAALDAERFLAELADEALIVAELTQPASV; translated from the coding sequence ATGAGCACCCCGCAGCAGAGCACCAGCGAGATCCGTGACGTCATCATCGTGGGCAGCGGCCCGGCGGGCTACACCGCCGCCGTCTACGCCGCCCGGGCCGACCTGAAGCCGCTCGTGTTCGAGGGCGCGGTGACCTCCGGCGGTGCGCTGATGACCACCACCGAGGTCGAGAACTTCCCCGGTTTCCCCGAGGGCGTCCAGGGCCCGGACCTGATGCAGCAGATGCGCGACCAGGCCGAGCGCTTCGGCGCCGAGCTGGTCACCGACGACATCGTCGAGATGGACCTGACCGCCCCGGTCAAGGTCGTCACCGACTCGATGGGGGGCACCCACCGGGCCCGTGCGGTGATCCTGGCCACCGGTTCGGGCTACCGCAAGCTCGGGCTCAGCGACGAGGAGCGCCTGTCCGGTCGCGGCGTCTCCTGGTGCGCGACCTGTGACGGGTTCTTCTTCCGCGACAAGGACATCGCCGTGGTCGGCGGTGGCGACTCCGCGGTCGAGGAGGCCACTTTCCTGACCCGCTTCGCCCGCTCGGTCACCCTGGTGCACCGCCGCGACGAGCTGCGGGCCAGCAAGATCATGGCCGCCCGTGCCCACAACGACCCGAAGATCCGCTTCGCCTGGAACTCCGGGGTCACCGAGATCCACGGCAAGGACGCGCTCGAGGGCGTCACCCTGACCGACACGGTGACCGGCGAGACGCGGCGCCTGGACGTCTCCGGGCTGTTCATCGCGATCGGTCACGACCCGCGCTCGGAGCTGGTCGCCGGTCAGGTCGACCTGGACGCCGAGGGCTACGTGCTCACCCAGCCGGGGAGCACCCGCACCAACGTGTCGGGGGTCTTCGCCTGCGGTGACCTGGTCGACCACACCTACCGCCAGGCCATCACCGCGGCCGGCAGCGGGTGCGCCGCGGCCCTGGACGCCGAGCGCTTCCTGGCCGAGCTGGCCGACGAGGCGCTGATCGTCGCCGAGCTGACCCAGCCCGCCTCCGTCTGA
- a CDS encoding NmrA family NAD(P)-binding protein — protein MTRVLVLGAHGQIGSRVVAGLRSEGAGVRAATRHPRAGDDVLFDWADPGTWPGALDGVAAVHLLPPQGDPDPAATVGPFLELARGGGVGRVVLLSSSAIEPGGAGLGEVHAHIALSWPEWAVLRPSWFMQNFSGEHLQAQSIRSADEVVSATGDGRVGFVDVDDIAAVAVRALLDPEAHNRDHVLTGPEALSYDEVAAVVSGAAGRTVRHRRLDVAGWTEEIAARTGLDPSFARMLADMDAAIAGGGASTLTSTVADVTGRPPGSFAEHCRRHAGAFDRV, from the coding sequence GTGACCCGCGTGCTGGTGCTCGGTGCCCACGGGCAGATCGGCAGCCGGGTGGTGGCCGGGCTGCGCTCCGAGGGCGCCGGGGTCCGGGCGGCGACCCGCCACCCGCGGGCCGGGGACGACGTGCTGTTCGACTGGGCCGACCCGGGCACCTGGCCCGGGGCCCTCGACGGGGTCGCGGCCGTGCACCTGCTGCCCCCGCAGGGTGACCCGGACCCGGCGGCCACGGTCGGCCCGTTCCTGGAGCTGGCCCGGGGTGGCGGGGTCGGACGGGTGGTGCTGCTCAGCTCCTCGGCCATCGAGCCGGGTGGGGCGGGGCTGGGCGAGGTGCACGCGCACATCGCGCTCAGCTGGCCGGAGTGGGCGGTGCTGCGGCCGTCGTGGTTCATGCAGAACTTCTCCGGTGAGCACCTGCAGGCCCAGAGCATCCGGTCGGCGGACGAGGTGGTGAGCGCCACCGGCGACGGCAGGGTCGGCTTCGTGGACGTCGACGACATCGCCGCCGTCGCGGTCCGGGCCCTGCTGGACCCCGAGGCGCACAACCGGGACCACGTCCTGACCGGGCCGGAGGCGCTCAGCTACGACGAGGTCGCCGCGGTGGTCTCCGGTGCCGCCGGCCGGACGGTGCGGCACCGTCGGCTCGACGTGGCCGGCTGGACCGAGGAGATCGCCGCTCGGACCGGCCTCGACCCCTCCTTCGCCCGGATGCTCGCCGACATGGACGCGGCCATCGCCGGCGGCGGGGCCAGCACGCTCACCTCGACGGTGGCCGACGTCACCGGGAGACCGCCAGGCTCCTTCGCCGAGCACTGCCGGCGCCACGCCGGGGCCTTCGACCGGGTCTAG
- a CDS encoding esterase-like activity of phytase family protein, producing MPRPSTRRALTAAAVAAGLVAGLVTTTAPPAAAAPEADTVTVTGPRLTGRATLPSDHLEPGPVSGRDVTPANGVSGPFDGQPIPGFSGAVVGRGGGFWALPDNGFGTKTNSEDFLLRIYQVNPRWEEADGGRGAIQVIRHLQLRDPRNIVDFDIVNEGTRERHLTGGDFDVESIQQMADGSFWIGEEFGPFLLHVDRNGVVLSDPVSSPYGRSPQHPGLGSEAPRVRASGGFEAMAKSPDGRYLYPVMENSLVGDPDPRRRVVAEFDTRTGAYTDRTWDYRVDADANLVADAQMLADGTMLVLERDNLDGAAAWNKRIYEVDLAEAQASGALAKTLHTDLLAIDNPDLIGGDAGWGTGETYSFGFQSVETIVPLPDGQIMLVNDNNYPGNSARVPGTPDDTEMIRIDPAATSEQVANPVPVIAHRGASGYRPEHTLAAYELALRQCADVIEPDVVLTSDGVPVARHENEISGTTDVAQRAEFASRRATKTIDGAAITGWFTEDFTLAELRTLRAVERLPELRTGNTQFDGLYQVPTLAEVLDLARHSRTCTGQPVGVAPEIKHPTYFDSIGLSIEEPLLEALADAGLDDADAPVVIQSFETGNLRELARRTPLQLSQLINCSGAPYDLVAAGDERTYADLVTRDGLRQISTYADQVGFCKDVMIRRDADGTLGQPTSVVADAHRYRLTVVGWTFRAENVFLPSEFDSSADPAALGDMEGEIQAFLALGMDQLFSDQPDLAVAAVGGQQPQG from the coding sequence ATGCCCCGACCGTCCACCCGCCGCGCCCTGACCGCGGCGGCCGTCGCCGCCGGTCTGGTCGCCGGCCTGGTGACCACCACCGCCCCGCCGGCCGCCGCCGCGCCGGAGGCGGACACGGTGACCGTCACCGGCCCCCGCCTGACCGGCCGCGCCACGCTGCCCTCGGACCACCTGGAGCCCGGCCCGGTCTCGGGCAGGGACGTGACGCCGGCCAACGGGGTCAGCGGACCCTTCGACGGCCAGCCCATCCCCGGGTTCTCCGGGGCCGTGGTCGGACGCGGCGGCGGGTTCTGGGCGCTGCCGGACAACGGCTTCGGCACCAAGACCAACTCCGAGGACTTCCTGCTGCGGATCTACCAGGTGAATCCCCGCTGGGAGGAGGCCGACGGCGGCCGCGGCGCCATCCAGGTCATCCGCCACCTGCAGCTGCGCGACCCCCGCAACATCGTCGACTTCGACATCGTCAACGAGGGCACCCGCGAGCGGCACCTGACCGGCGGCGACTTCGACGTCGAGTCGATCCAGCAGATGGCCGACGGCTCCTTCTGGATCGGTGAGGAGTTCGGGCCCTTCCTGCTGCACGTGGACCGCAACGGCGTCGTGCTCTCCGACCCCGTCTCCTCCCCGTACGGCCGCTCCCCGCAGCACCCCGGGCTCGGCTCGGAGGCACCGCGGGTCCGGGCCAGCGGGGGCTTCGAGGCGATGGCCAAGTCGCCCGACGGCCGCTACCTCTACCCCGTGATGGAGAACTCCCTGGTCGGCGACCCCGACCCGCGCCGCCGCGTGGTGGCCGAGTTCGACACCCGCACCGGCGCCTACACCGACCGCACCTGGGACTACCGGGTGGACGCCGACGCCAACCTCGTCGCCGACGCCCAGATGCTGGCGGACGGCACGATGCTGGTCCTCGAGCGCGACAACCTCGACGGTGCGGCCGCCTGGAACAAGCGCATCTACGAGGTCGACCTCGCCGAGGCCCAGGCCTCGGGCGCGCTCGCCAAGACGCTGCACACCGACCTGCTGGCCATCGACAACCCCGACCTGATCGGTGGCGACGCCGGCTGGGGCACCGGGGAGACGTACTCCTTCGGCTTCCAGTCCGTGGAGACCATCGTGCCGCTGCCGGACGGGCAGATCATGCTGGTCAACGACAACAACTACCCGGGTAACTCCGCCCGCGTCCCGGGCACGCCGGACGACACCGAGATGATCCGGATCGACCCGGCCGCCACCAGCGAGCAGGTCGCCAACCCGGTGCCGGTGATCGCCCACCGCGGGGCCAGCGGCTACCGCCCCGAGCACACCCTCGCGGCCTACGAGCTGGCCCTGCGCCAGTGCGCGGACGTGATCGAGCCCGACGTGGTGCTGACCTCCGACGGCGTCCCGGTGGCCCGCCACGAGAACGAGATCAGCGGCACCACCGACGTGGCCCAGCGCGCTGAGTTCGCCAGCCGTCGCGCCACCAAGACCATCGACGGCGCCGCCATCACCGGTTGGTTCACCGAGGACTTCACCCTCGCCGAGCTCCGCACCCTGCGGGCGGTCGAGCGGCTGCCCGAGCTGCGCACCGGGAACACGCAGTTCGACGGCCTGTACCAGGTGCCGACCCTGGCCGAGGTCCTCGACCTGGCCCGCCACTCGCGCACCTGCACCGGCCAGCCGGTCGGTGTCGCGCCGGAGATCAAGCACCCGACCTACTTCGACTCGATCGGCCTCTCCATCGAGGAGCCGCTGCTGGAGGCCCTGGCCGACGCCGGCCTGGACGACGCCGACGCCCCGGTGGTGATCCAGAGCTTCGAGACCGGTAACCTGCGCGAGCTGGCCCGGAGGACCCCGCTGCAGCTGTCGCAGCTGATCAACTGCTCCGGTGCCCCCTACGACCTCGTGGCGGCCGGCGACGAGCGCACCTACGCCGACCTGGTCACCCGCGACGGGCTGCGCCAGATCAGCACCTACGCCGACCAGGTCGGGTTCTGCAAGGACGTCATGATCAGGCGTGACGCCGACGGCACCCTGGGGCAGCCGACCAGCGTCGTGGCCGACGCGCACCGCTACCGCCTCACGGTCGTGGGGTGGACGTTCCGCGCGGAGAACGTGTTCCTGCCGAGCGAGTTCGACAGCTCCGCCGACCCGGCGGCGTTGGGGGACATGGAGGGTGAGATCCAGGCCTTCCTCGCCCTCGGCATGGACCAGCTGTTCAGCGACCAGCCCGACCTGGCCGTGGCCGCCGTCGGCGGTCAGCAGCCGCAGGGCTGA
- a CDS encoding ABC transporter transmembrane domain-containing protein codes for MPHPSPTRRLVGQMFRRQRRDTVLCASFWSVHQICEALVPVAIGLVIDLAVGPSDGEAMAWSVLGVFVLFAVLTFAWRTGFWFLSRAVLEESHRLRVTAVRRVITGRGIRTERQTGELLSIATSDAQASAELLELGSRVVSALIGLLVTTVVLVRIDLTLGLAMMVGIPLLVLALNALGPLVERRTSTQQQAIGLAAATAADLLAGLRPLRGFGGVQEASRRYRTTSRTSLRATVGAARAGATFVGASTFTTGLLLAVVALVAGWFALQGRISVGELITIVGLAAFITDPVLNLADCVFQLATSRASAARLAELLDAPELALAGDRPASPGPLVLRDVRTPGLDGLDLEVRPGEVVGVVTAELAAADALTELLSGARTPDSGTVELAGTPLGTLDLPSVRRVLLAEPHTVDLFGTTLREVLQTGPAPEEAELARAVRAASLTELVGPDGTDGLERELLDHGSNLSGGQRQRVAMARALLADRPVLVLRDPTTAVDGVTEHAMAEGLRGLRSRPDRSTVLVTTSAPLLARCDRVVLVVGGRAHSTGDHRSLLDVPAYAEVVLR; via the coding sequence GTGCCCCACCCCTCCCCGACCCGGCGCCTGGTGGGCCAGATGTTCCGCCGCCAGCGACGCGACACCGTCCTCTGCGCCTCGTTCTGGTCGGTGCACCAGATCTGCGAGGCGCTGGTCCCGGTGGCCATCGGGCTGGTGATCGACCTCGCCGTCGGCCCCTCCGACGGGGAGGCCATGGCCTGGTCGGTGCTGGGGGTGTTCGTCCTCTTCGCCGTGCTGACCTTCGCCTGGCGGACCGGGTTCTGGTTCCTCTCCCGGGCGGTGCTGGAGGAGTCGCACCGGCTGCGGGTGACGGCCGTCCGCCGCGTCATCACCGGCCGCGGCATCCGCACCGAGCGCCAGACCGGGGAGCTGCTCTCCATCGCCACCTCCGACGCCCAGGCCAGCGCGGAGCTGCTCGAGCTCGGCAGCCGGGTGGTCTCGGCGCTGATCGGGCTGCTGGTCACCACCGTGGTGCTGGTCCGCATCGACCTCACCCTGGGGCTGGCCATGATGGTCGGCATCCCGCTGCTGGTGCTGGCCCTCAACGCCCTCGGGCCCCTGGTCGAGCGGCGGACCTCCACCCAGCAGCAGGCCATCGGGCTGGCCGCGGCCACCGCCGCGGACCTGCTGGCCGGGCTGCGTCCGCTGCGCGGGTTCGGCGGCGTCCAGGAGGCCAGCCGTCGCTACCGGACCACCAGCCGGACGTCGCTGCGCGCCACCGTCGGCGCCGCCCGCGCCGGGGCCACCTTCGTGGGCGCCTCCACCTTCACCACCGGGCTGCTGCTGGCCGTGGTGGCCCTCGTCGCCGGCTGGTTCGCGCTGCAGGGGCGGATCAGCGTCGGTGAGCTGATCACCATCGTCGGCCTGGCCGCCTTCATCACCGACCCGGTCCTCAACCTGGCCGACTGCGTCTTCCAGCTGGCCACCTCCCGGGCCAGCGCGGCCCGGCTGGCCGAGCTGCTGGACGCCCCCGAGCTGGCCTTGGCCGGCGACCGTCCGGCCAGCCCCGGGCCGCTGGTGCTCCGCGACGTCCGCACACCGGGTCTGGACGGCCTCGACCTGGAGGTGCGGCCCGGGGAGGTCGTCGGGGTGGTCACCGCCGAGCTGGCCGCCGCCGACGCCCTGACCGAGCTCCTCAGCGGCGCCCGGACGCCCGACAGCGGCACCGTCGAGCTGGCCGGGACACCGCTGGGCACCCTCGACCTCCCCTCGGTCCGGCGCGTGCTGCTGGCCGAGCCGCACACCGTCGACCTGTTCGGGACGACCCTGCGGGAGGTGCTGCAGACCGGGCCTGCCCCCGAGGAGGCGGAGCTGGCGCGCGCGGTGCGGGCGGCCTCGCTGACCGAGCTGGTCGGACCCGACGGCACCGACGGCCTGGAGCGGGAGCTGCTCGACCACGGCAGCAACCTCTCCGGGGGACAGCGCCAGCGGGTGGCGATGGCGCGGGCCCTGCTGGCCGACCGTCCGGTGCTGGTGCTGCGCGACCCGACCACCGCCGTGGACGGGGTGACCGAGCACGCGATGGCCGAGGGGCTGCGCGGGCTCCGGTCCCGACCGGACCGCAGCACCGTGCTGGTCACCACCAGCGCGCCGCTGCTGGCCCGCTGCGACCGGGTCGTGCTGGTCGTCGGCGGTCGCGCGCACAGCACCGGCGACCACCGCTCGCTGCTGGACGTCCCCGCCTACGCCGAGGTGGTGCTGCGATGA
- a CDS encoding thioredoxin family protein encodes MTAVVEVTDSTFDPVVLRSDRPVLVDYWADWCAPCRQLDPILEELAAEHSGRVTFARLDANANPVTPAERQVLGLPTLQLWVGGELVTQVRGSKTKAQLLALLADHL; translated from the coding sequence GTGACCGCCGTCGTCGAGGTGACCGACAGCACCTTCGACCCGGTGGTGCTGCGCTCGGACCGTCCGGTACTCGTGGACTACTGGGCCGACTGGTGCGCGCCCTGCCGCCAGCTCGACCCGATCCTGGAGGAGCTGGCGGCCGAGCACAGCGGCCGGGTGACCTTCGCGCGGCTGGACGCCAACGCCAACCCGGTCACCCCCGCCGAGCGTCAGGTGCTGGGGCTGCCCACGCTGCAGCTGTGGGTGGGCGGTGAGCTGGTGACCCAGGTCCGTGGTTCCAAGACCAAGGCGCAGCTGCTGGCCCTCCTGGCCGACCACCTCTGA
- a CDS encoding VOC family protein, translated as MTGTATDWRVLDGVTTTWFEAPSLVTGAALAVRVLELSDDTTVDLRATGLRVRLSGDDHVDAVSAAARDLGLVGDPTRLQQLGVVLESPDPAVVRPFWQRVLDYAPGPDGGLLDPLRRDPAIEIRRSTDERPLRNRFHLDVVRPAPAVQRAAPGEGSGPYGVRHADPDGNELDLVPGDALGEGSATADWQAVFGAVACYRTTPTQQRELTTAAAALADDAGFPLVIDLRPGLVVLDSGKDQWEAGAHGLQLDFTDLAGRLQTAARQLGATADPGRARFVQLVLDAADVDAVRAFWVAALGYTPDPRAGVSDLHDPRRLDPVLVLQELDVTETERRRQRNRVHLELAVHSGVARTRVDAAVAAGGRLLDESEGCWRVADPEGNDLVVLGGA; from the coding sequence ATGACCGGGACCGCAACCGACTGGCGCGTCCTCGACGGCGTCACGACGACGTGGTTCGAGGCGCCGTCCCTGGTGACGGGGGCGGCACTGGCCGTACGCGTCCTGGAGCTCTCGGACGACACCACCGTCGACCTGCGCGCCACCGGTCTGCGGGTGCGCCTCAGTGGGGACGACCACGTCGACGCGGTGTCGGCGGCCGCGAGGGACCTCGGGCTGGTCGGGGACCCCACCAGGCTGCAGCAGCTGGGCGTCGTGCTCGAGTCCCCGGACCCCGCTGTGGTGAGGCCGTTCTGGCAGCGCGTGCTCGACTACGCGCCCGGACCGGACGGCGGTCTCCTCGACCCGCTGCGTCGCGATCCCGCGATCGAGATCCGGCGGTCCACGGACGAGCGGCCGCTCCGGAACCGCTTCCACCTCGACGTGGTGCGCCCGGCCCCGGCGGTGCAGCGGGCCGCGCCGGGGGAGGGGTCCGGCCCGTACGGGGTCCGCCACGCCGACCCCGACGGCAACGAGCTCGACCTGGTGCCGGGCGACGCGCTCGGCGAAGGATCGGCGACGGCCGACTGGCAGGCGGTGTTCGGCGCGGTGGCGTGCTACCGCACCACACCGACGCAGCAACGGGAGCTGACCACTGCCGCCGCGGCGCTGGCCGACGACGCCGGCTTCCCGCTGGTCATCGACCTGCGCCCCGGTCTGGTGGTCCTCGACAGCGGCAAGGACCAGTGGGAGGCCGGGGCACACGGCCTCCAGCTCGACTTCACCGACCTCGCCGGGCGGCTGCAGACGGCTGCCCGGCAGCTCGGAGCCACCGCGGACCCGGGGCGGGCGCGGTTCGTCCAGCTCGTCCTCGACGCTGCCGACGTCGACGCGGTCCGGGCGTTCTGGGTCGCCGCCCTCGGCTACACCCCCGACCCGCGGGCCGGGGTCAGCGACCTCCACGACCCTCGTCGGCTGGACCCGGTGCTGGTCCTCCAGGAGCTCGACGTCACCGAGACGGAGCGGCGCCGGCAGCGCAACCGCGTCCACCTGGAGCTGGCAGTCCATTCCGGCGTCGCCCGGACGCGCGTCGACGCGGCCGTCGCCGCCGGTGGCCGGCTCCTCGACGAGTCCGAGGGCTGCTGGCGGGTCGCCGACCCCGAGGGCAACGACCTGGTGGTCCTCGGCGGGGCCTGA
- a CDS encoding VOC family protein: MPHGDITHVDIPVSDQERATTFYADLFGWQIAELPGYEGYPMWQAPNRISGGGLAPREEGFTQPRSYVEVDSIDETLAKAVERGATVVKDKAPISPTSAWAVFTDPDGNTIGLYEGTTPDGPQA, translated from the coding sequence ATGCCCCACGGAGACATCACCCACGTCGACATCCCCGTCTCCGACCAGGAGCGGGCCACGACCTTCTACGCCGACCTCTTCGGGTGGCAGATCGCCGAGCTGCCCGGCTACGAGGGCTATCCCATGTGGCAGGCCCCCAACCGCATCAGCGGCGGCGGGCTGGCGCCGCGGGAGGAGGGGTTCACCCAGCCCCGCTCCTACGTCGAGGTGGACTCCATCGACGAGACCCTGGCGAAGGCCGTCGAGCGGGGGGCCACCGTCGTGAAGGACAAGGCGCCAATCTCCCCGACCAGCGCCTGGGCCGTCTTCACCGACCCCGACGGCAACACGATCGGCCTGTACGAGGGAACGACCCCCGACGGCCCGCAGGCCTGA
- a CDS encoding nuclear transport factor 2 family protein has protein sequence MTTTTSDVPAAQVLRASIDLLRDGDLDGYLELFDADVVMEFPFAPEGAPQRLTGLEEVRTYLDGYPDLLHIEAVSEWTAHRDADDAEVVLVEFALEGRVVATDRPYRMGYVAVVRVVGGKIVRYRDYWSPDAAREALGAELLGGDR, from the coding sequence ATGACGACCACCACATCCGACGTACCCGCCGCGCAGGTCCTCCGCGCCTCGATCGACCTGCTCCGGGACGGGGACCTCGACGGGTACCTCGAGCTCTTCGACGCCGACGTGGTGATGGAGTTCCCGTTCGCGCCGGAGGGGGCGCCGCAGCGGCTGACCGGGCTCGAGGAGGTGCGTACCTACCTGGACGGCTACCCCGACCTGCTGCACATCGAGGCGGTCAGCGAGTGGACCGCGCACCGTGACGCCGACGACGCCGAGGTGGTCCTGGTGGAGTTCGCGCTCGAGGGGCGCGTCGTCGCCACCGACCGGCCCTACCGGATGGGCTACGTGGCGGTCGTCCGCGTCGTCGGCGGGAAGATCGTCCGCTACCGCGACTACTGGAGCCCCGACGCCGCCCGCGAGGCCCTCGGCGCCGAGCTGCTGGGCGGTGACCGGTGA
- a CDS encoding TetR/AcrR family transcriptional regulator: MADGRALRADAVRNRLRVLEAAEQLLREAEDPSAVTMDAVAAAAGVGKGTLFRRFGDRNGLVQALYAERADLVRAALPELIASFPDPVDRAVAVLDTITVFKLDNLAVSSVLEQAGRGSPYENPTYGAWHALVREQVVAARGPAHADHFAHALLAATRSDLLGHLRGTSPSQVRADLEAFVRSCLRPDELPAGVSTPAVRPAHTGGT, from the coding sequence GTGGCGGACGGGCGGGCTCTGCGGGCGGACGCGGTCCGCAACCGGCTGCGGGTCCTCGAGGCCGCCGAGCAGCTGCTGCGGGAGGCCGAGGACCCGTCGGCGGTGACGATGGACGCGGTGGCGGCGGCGGCCGGTGTCGGCAAGGGCACGCTGTTCCGTCGCTTCGGGGACCGGAACGGTCTGGTGCAGGCGCTCTACGCCGAGCGCGCCGACCTGGTCCGGGCCGCGCTCCCCGAGCTGATCGCATCCTTCCCGGACCCGGTCGACCGGGCGGTGGCCGTCCTGGACACCATCACGGTGTTCAAGCTGGACAACCTGGCCGTGTCCTCGGTGCTCGAGCAGGCCGGCCGGGGCAGCCCCTACGAGAACCCGACCTACGGGGCCTGGCACGCCCTGGTGCGCGAGCAGGTGGTGGCCGCCCGTGGTCCGGCGCACGCGGACCACTTCGCGCACGCCCTGCTCGCCGCCACCCGGAGCGACCTGCTCGGCCACCTCCGGGGGACGAGCCCCTCACAGGTCCGGGCCGACCTCGAGGCGTTCGTCCGCTCCTGCCTGCGACCCGACGAGCTCCCCGCCGGGGTCTCGACGCCGGCGGTGCGGCCTGCGCACACTGGAGGCACCTGA
- a CDS encoding ABC transporter ATP-binding protein: MSAEQGLRAILPVATGRRTARVFGLLVRRHRWLALLGVLAAVGASVAAVLVPILLGRVVDLVVDRRPLSDLLVLVGGLLVAGLSAGVLTAVARWLVSALGAHVCADLREQVLDHSLRMEPARLEAAGSGDVASRVTEDVEKVTRSVQLAAGVFTALVTVLVTVVGFASLDWRIALAFLVVVPVYVLSLRRFIPQAELRYAAERRAAAVRTQAVLTTLQGARTVHAYGMEERQGQRVEEASREAMGAQLWAVRGFLWFANSMNFAEAIGLSAVLLTGFWLVQDGTSTVGDVTAAALLFHRLFGPLGMLLMTFNDVQAAGAALARLVGVADLEVPGSGRVADTGPRPSALDVSAGQVGHRYAAGPPVLHDVSLDVPAGTSLAVVGASGAGKTTLAAILGGVFPATAGTVRIGGRPVDEIDPTELRRLVGVVTQEVHVFTGTLAGDLRLAVPGATDEELWSALALAGADAWVAALPEGLATRVGGGDHPLSAAQAQQLALARIALVDPPVVVLDEATAEAGSAGARQLELASAAVLRGRTSVVVAHRLTQAQACDRVAVMSAGRVVELGRPEDLVAAGGAYAELWSAWHR, translated from the coding sequence ATGAGCGCCGAGCAGGGCCTGCGGGCCATCCTGCCGGTGGCCACCGGCCGCCGCACCGCCCGGGTGTTCGGGCTGCTGGTGCGTCGCCACCGGTGGCTGGCGCTGCTGGGCGTGCTCGCCGCGGTGGGCGCGAGCGTGGCGGCGGTGCTGGTGCCGATCCTGCTCGGACGGGTGGTGGACCTGGTGGTGGACCGGCGTCCGCTGTCGGACCTGCTGGTCCTGGTCGGGGGTCTGCTGGTGGCGGGGCTGTCGGCCGGGGTGCTGACCGCGGTGGCCCGCTGGCTGGTCTCCGCCCTGGGCGCCCACGTCTGCGCCGACCTGCGCGAGCAGGTGCTGGACCACTCGCTGCGGATGGAGCCGGCCCGGCTCGAGGCGGCCGGCAGCGGCGACGTCGCCTCCCGGGTGACCGAGGACGTGGAGAAGGTGACGCGCTCGGTGCAGCTGGCCGCGGGCGTCTTCACGGCGCTGGTGACGGTGCTGGTCACCGTGGTCGGGTTCGCCTCCCTGGACTGGCGGATCGCGCTGGCCTTCCTGGTGGTGGTACCGGTCTACGTGCTCAGCCTGCGCCGGTTCATCCCCCAGGCCGAGCTGCGCTACGCCGCCGAGCGCCGGGCGGCGGCCGTCCGCACCCAGGCCGTGCTGACCACGCTGCAGGGTGCCCGGACGGTGCACGCCTACGGCATGGAGGAGCGTCAGGGCCAGCGGGTGGAGGAGGCCTCACGGGAGGCCATGGGCGCCCAGCTGTGGGCGGTGCGCGGGTTCCTCTGGTTCGCCAACTCGATGAACTTCGCCGAGGCGATCGGGCTCAGCGCGGTGCTGCTGACCGGGTTCTGGCTGGTGCAGGACGGCACCAGCACGGTCGGTGACGTCACCGCGGCCGCGCTGCTGTTCCACCGGCTGTTCGGCCCGCTGGGCATGCTGCTGATGACCTTCAACGACGTCCAGGCCGCCGGTGCCGCGCTGGCCCGGCTGGTCGGGGTGGCCGACCTCGAGGTGCCCGGCAGCGGTCGGGTCGCCGACACCGGACCCCGCCCCTCCGCGCTCGACGTCAGCGCCGGGCAGGTGGGCCACCGCTACGCCGCCGGGCCGCCGGTGCTGCACGACGTCTCCCTCGACGTCCCGGCCGGCACGTCGCTGGCCGTGGTGGGGGCCAGCGGGGCGGGCAAGACCACGCTGGCGGCGATCCTGGGCGGGGTGTTCCCCGCGACCGCCGGGACGGTCCGCATCGGCGGGCGGCCGGTGGACGAGATCGACCCGACCGAGCTGCGTCGGCTGGTCGGGGTGGTGACCCAGGAGGTCCACGTCTTCACCGGCACGCTGGCCGGGGACCTGCGGCTGGCCGTCCCCGGGGCCACCGACGAGGAGCTGTGGTCCGCGCTGGCGCTGGCCGGGGCGGACGCCTGGGTGGCCGCGCTGCCCGAGGGGCTGGCCACCCGGGTCGGCGGCGGGGACCACCCGCTCAGCGCGGCCCAGGCGCAGCAGCTGGCGCTGGCCCGGATCGCCCTGGTGGACCCGCCGGTGGTGGTGCTGGACGAGGCCACCGCGGAGGCGGGCAGCGCGGGCGCCCGCCAGCTCGAGCTGGCCAGCGCGGCGGTGCTGCGCGGTCGGACCTCGGTCGTGGTCGCGCACCGCCTCACCCAGGCCCAGGCCTGCGACCGGGTCGCGGTGATGTCGGCGGGCCGGGTGGTCGAGCTCGGACGGCCGGAGGACCTGGTGGCCGCCGGCGGTGCCTACGCCGAGCTGTGGTCGGCCTGGCACCGCTGA